The following DNA comes from Flavobacterium sp. N3904.
CTATTGGATTCACTTACCTGTTATGGAATGGGAATATTTGAACCTTTTAGTAATTATAGATTATCATTCAACACCATTTTTGTAGCTGACCCATTTTATACATTACCTCTACTTGTTGGTGTTTTAGTCCCCTTTATTGGAAAAAGAGATTCAAAAAGAACATTAAAATGGAATACCATTGGCTTAATTATTAGTTCCTTTTATTTAATTTTTACCATCTTAATCCACAACTATGTTTTGCAGGTTATGGAACAATCCATGAAAGAACAAGAATTATCATTTGATCATTTTACTGTAACTCCTACTCCATTGAACACTTTTTTTTGGATGGGTTACTCCTATGATAAAGAAGGAACTTGGATTGGTTATTACTCGATTTTTGATAAAACAAAAAAAATAGATTATTTCAGAGTAGATCGGAAAGATTCATTACTCATTCCATATAAAAAGGATGAAATGCTAAAAAATCTAAAGCAACTCTCAAATGGAAACTTTGTCATAACTAAGGATGATTCTAACCTTTATTTTAACGACATCCGATTTGGACAAGTTAGCGGATGGAATAATGCCAATGATTCTTTTGCTTTAAGTTACAATCTCAACAAAAATGCAGATAATAAAAGAGCTTTGAATAGATTAAAATATAAAGAATCAACCTATGATTGGTTGGTCTCATTAATAAACAGAATCAAAGGAAAACAACATTAAAAATAATTCCAAAACTAATGTTAGAACGAGTAACACAAACGCCAATTTGTCAAGAAAACAATAACTATCAAGAAAAGGAAACTCTTGTTCACAGCGGAGAAGATTATTTTTTGCGTGCCCAAAACATTATTTTAAATGCTCAATCAGTGATTCACATTCAAATGTACATCTTTGAAAATGATGCTACTGGTATAGAAATTATTAATGCTTTAAAAAAAGTAGCGAAACAAAATGTAAAAATCTATATTCTTCTTGACGGGTTTGGTTCATACTCTTTTCCTAATGTAATATTGAAGGAACTAACTCAGTTGGGAATTAACATCCGTTTCTTTTCTCCTTTTTTTTCCGGAAACAATTTTTATATCGGTCGAAGATTGCATCATAAAATAATTGTTGCTGATGGAACTATAGCTCTTATTGGTGGAATCAATATTTCAAACAAATACAGAGGGACAACAACAGAGAGTCCTTGGCTTGATTATGCCATCCAAATAGAAAACAACAAAACAGCAATACAACTAGAACAATTGTGCCAAAACATCTACTTTAAACACAAAAGAACACATAGGCTAAATTTCCAATCAGTTTTCTATTCGAATAAAAAATCAACTGTTACCGTTCTACAAAATGATTGGCTGAAGAGAAACAATCAAATTACTATCGCTTATGTAAAGTCAATTCAAAAAGCACAAAAAGAAGTCATAATTATTGGTTGTTATTTTTTACCAGGTCGAAGATTTACAAAAGTCTTAAAAAAGGCAGCCAAGAGAGGTGTCAAAATAAGACTTATTTTATCTGGAATTTCAGACATTCCTTTAATGCAACGAGCTACCTATCACTTATATTCCTCCCTTCTACAAAACAACATTGATTTATACGAATGGGACAAGTCCGTTTTACATGGCAAAGTGGCTTTGGTAGATAATAAATGGGCGACTATTGGCTCATTCAATTTGAATCATTTGAGCTCCTATGGAAGCATCGAAACAAATGTAGTAATAGAGTCCGCAAAATTTGCAAAAAATCTAGCATCCAATTTAAATACCGTCATTTCTCAATGCGAAAAAATTACAAGCGAAACTATTGAACGAAAAAGCAGTCTATTTACAATAATTGCAAACTGGCTTTCCTATCAGTTTGTGAGAGCAACTCTCATAATCATAACTTATATACCTTATAATAGGTTCTTGAACAAATACCGGGAAGAAAACTAAAAACAAATTAAGCAACTATCATGAATTGGCATTTACTTCCATTATCGGAAATTGCACAATTATTAAACTCTTCACCAAAGGGTTTGGATAGCATTACAGCTTCGGAACTTCTATTGGAATATGGAAAAAATCAGATAGAGGATCAAAAAAAGAAAACACCTTTGGTGATGTTTTTGCAGCAATTTACGGACTTTATGATTATCGTGCTAATAGCTGCTGCCATAATTTCCGGTATTTTAGGAGATCTAATAGATACCATCATTATTCTTGCGATTATCATTATCAATGCTATCATAGGATTCATTCAGGAATTTCGGGCCGAAAAAGCAATGGAAGCATTGCAAAATATGGTCGCAAGCACTGCACATGTTTTACGCGAAGAAAATCCAATTGAAAAACCTTCCTCTGATTTAGTTCCGGGAGACGTAATATTACTTGAGGCCGGAAATAGTATTCCTGCCGATATTCGTTTTTTGGAAACCCATCAAATCAAAGTAGATGAATCAACACTAACCGGAGAATCACATAATGTGGAAAAAACAGCAAAGAAACTTCCTGATGGTGATTATAGTTTGGGAGATAGAACAAACATGGGATTCAAAGGCACTTATGTTACGAATGGGAGAGCTCTTGCCTATGTGGTTGCAACTGGCATGAATACTGAACTGGGACGTATTGCCAAAATGATACAAAAAGAAGAAAAATCTACTCCTTTGCAAAAGAGATTGATTGCTTTTGGGAAAAGATTATCGATAATTATACTACTCATCTGTACAGTTATATTCCTAATTGGTTGGTTGCGAGGCGAAGTGGTTTTAGTCATGTTACTTACTTCAATTTCGTTGGCCGTTGCTGCCATTCCCGAAGCATTGCCTGCACTCGTAACCATTGCACTTGCTTTTGGCGCCAAACGATTGGCAAAAAACAACGCCCTGATCCGCAAACTGCCTGCCGTAGAAACATTAGGTTCAGTTACGTACATCTGCTCCGACAAAACCGGCACCCTAACATTAAACAAAATGACTGTTAAGGAAACATACGAAATTCAAAACACTTATTCCGATTTGGCATTGTCCCCCTCAAATAACTTGCTCAGTGCAATGGCATTGAATAATGATGTTTCAATAGATAAAGACGAAAAATGGCTGGGGGATTCTACCGAAGTAGCCTTGACTCAATATGCCCATAATAAAAATTACAAAAAAACTGCATTAGAAAAAGAATTTCCAAGAATAGCAGAGTTCCCCTTTGATTCAACCAGAAAATGCATGACAACATTACACCAAACGGAGCAAGGAATATTGGTCATAACAAAAGGTGCAGTCGATATGCTATTTGATAAATTAGATAGAAAGCAAAAAGAGCACATTTCTGAGATTGAAACCAAAGTGAATGAAATGGCCGACAAAGGATATCGAGTTTTGGGCTATGCAACGAAGTCGTTATCCTGCATTCCAGAAAAACTAAATACCGAAAACATTGAATCCTCATTAACCTTAATAGGATTTGCCGGAATGATTGATCCACCAAGAGAAGAAGTAAAAAAAGCTGTTGCGGAATGTAAACAGGCAGGGATTATTCCGGTAATGATTACTGGCGACCATAAACTTACTGCGAAAGCTATCGCAAAACAATTAGGAATCATCAGTTCTGAAGGTGATTTGGTTTTAAGTGGCCCTGAGCTTTCAGCATTATCTGAAACTCAATTTGAAAGTATTGTAGAAAAAGTAAGGGTATATGCGCGAGTTAATCCGGAACAAAAACTAAAAATTGTAAAAGCATTACAGGACAAAAATCAATTTGTTGCCATGACTGGTGATGGTGTGAATGATGCACCGGCACTAAAAAATGCAGACATCGGAATCGCAATGGGCATTAACGGCACCGAAGTTTCCAAAGAAGCTTCCCACATGATTTTATTGGATGATAATTTTGCCACCATTGTAAAAGCCGTCAAACACGGACGAAGAATATTTGACAACATTCTGAAATTCATCAAATATACTATGACATCAAATTCTGGAGAGATTTGGGCTATATTTTTAGCGCCTTTTTTAGGTTTACCGATACCATTGCTAGCCATACATATACTTTGGATAAACCTTGTTACAGATGGTTTACCCGGACTGGCACTTGTCTCTGAACCATCAGAGACAAATATCATGAGCCGACCTCCAAGAAGTCCAAAGGAAAACATCTTTGCAGGAGGAATGGCAATACACATTTTATGGGTAGGTTTTTTAATGGGGGCTGTCACTCTAGGAATGCAAGCATGGGCAATGCAATACAATAATCATTGGCAAACAATGGCTTTTACTGTATTGTGTCTGAGCCAAATGGGACACGTAATGGCTATTCGTTC
Coding sequences within:
- a CDS encoding metal-dependent hydrolase; translated protein: MDTLTHTLLGAAIGEAILGKKIGRKAIFYGALISNLPDMDVLGVFFLSDSQQLLFHRGITHSFFFIILISILLGWLTQFWIKDDRVNWMSWTKLFFITLLSHLLLDSLTCYGMGIFEPFSNYRLSFNTIFVADPFYTLPLLVGVLVPFIGKRDSKRTLKWNTIGLIISSFYLIFTILIHNYVLQVMEQSMKEQELSFDHFTVTPTPLNTFFWMGYSYDKEGTWIGYYSIFDKTKKIDYFRVDRKDSLLIPYKKDEMLKNLKQLSNGNFVITKDDSNLYFNDIRFGQVSGWNNANDSFALSYNLNKNADNKRALNRLKYKESTYDWLVSLINRIKGKQH
- a CDS encoding phospholipase D-like domain-containing protein, whose translation is MLERVTQTPICQENNNYQEKETLVHSGEDYFLRAQNIILNAQSVIHIQMYIFENDATGIEIINALKKVAKQNVKIYILLDGFGSYSFPNVILKELTQLGINIRFFSPFFSGNNFYIGRRLHHKIIVADGTIALIGGINISNKYRGTTTESPWLDYAIQIENNKTAIQLEQLCQNIYFKHKRTHRLNFQSVFYSNKKSTVTVLQNDWLKRNNQITIAYVKSIQKAQKEVIIIGCYFLPGRRFTKVLKKAAKRGVKIRLILSGISDIPLMQRATYHLYSSLLQNNIDLYEWDKSVLHGKVALVDNKWATIGSFNLNHLSSYGSIETNVVIESAKFAKNLASNLNTVISQCEKITSETIERKSSLFTIIANWLSYQFVRATLIIITYIPYNRFLNKYREEN
- a CDS encoding cation-translocating P-type ATPase, whose amino-acid sequence is MNWHLLPLSEIAQLLNSSPKGLDSITASELLLEYGKNQIEDQKKKTPLVMFLQQFTDFMIIVLIAAAIISGILGDLIDTIIILAIIIINAIIGFIQEFRAEKAMEALQNMVASTAHVLREENPIEKPSSDLVPGDVILLEAGNSIPADIRFLETHQIKVDESTLTGESHNVEKTAKKLPDGDYSLGDRTNMGFKGTYVTNGRALAYVVATGMNTELGRIAKMIQKEEKSTPLQKRLIAFGKRLSIIILLICTVIFLIGWLRGEVVLVMLLTSISLAVAAIPEALPALVTIALAFGAKRLAKNNALIRKLPAVETLGSVTYICSDKTGTLTLNKMTVKETYEIQNTYSDLALSPSNNLLSAMALNNDVSIDKDEKWLGDSTEVALTQYAHNKNYKKTALEKEFPRIAEFPFDSTRKCMTTLHQTEQGILVITKGAVDMLFDKLDRKQKEHISEIETKVNEMADKGYRVLGYATKSLSCIPEKLNTENIESSLTLIGFAGMIDPPREEVKKAVAECKQAGIIPVMITGDHKLTAKAIAKQLGIISSEGDLVLSGPELSALSETQFESIVEKVRVYARVNPEQKLKIVKALQDKNQFVAMTGDGVNDAPALKNADIGIAMGINGTEVSKEASHMILLDDNFATIVKAVKHGRRIFDNILKFIKYTMTSNSGEIWAIFLAPFLGLPIPLLAIHILWINLVTDGLPGLALVSEPSETNIMSRPPRSPKENIFAGGMAIHILWVGFLMGAVTLGMQAWAMQYNNHWQTMAFTVLCLSQMGHVMAIRSERESIFKIGVFSNKPMLGALLLTVGLQMMIIYTPFFNTIFRTQPLTVYELIITIAVSSIVFCAVELEKWTKRKWK